DNA from Candidatus Bathyarchaeota archaeon:
GCGTTACACGGCTTGAGACCTGCTTATATGGGTCGTAGCCATGTTGAGCCCCCCTCAGGGCCGCGGGCTCTCTCCCGGTGTAGCTCTGCGGGGAACCTCTGGCAGGACCGCCGGGGCAGTATATGCAGGGGGTATCCTTGGGGCATTGATGAGGCTTCGTCATAACCGCTATTATCGTGACGCCGCTTATCGTCCGAACCCGTTTCCTCCTAAGAACCGGTAAAAGCCGTTCTTCGCCGGGTTTGAGGACGCTTATAAGCTCGGAGTTGCTCGGGATCCTAGCTAGACCAAGCTCCCTACAAACCTCGAGCTT
Protein-coding regions in this window:
- a CDS encoding tRNA uridine(34) 5-carboxymethylaminomethyl modification radical SAM/GNAT enzyme Elp3, which produces MFLVIFRGMAEASRVIVERLLDLEHPSRVDVERVKLEVCRELGLARIPSNSELISVLKPGEERLLPVLRRKRVRTISGVTIIAVMTKPHQCPKDTPCIYCPGGPARGSPQSYTGREPAALRGAQHGYDPYKQVSSRVT